The Maridesulfovibrio ferrireducens genomic sequence CAATTATTCGTAACAGCAGGAGGACTCCGTGGAAATAAGTCCGGATCTCACTGTTTATTTCAGTTATGAATTTATAAAGTTGAATGACACTCTAATCTTCACTTGGATTGTCATGTTCATACTTGTGGCTTTTTCGTGGCTGGTAACGCGCAGAGTTACTTCTGCATCGATTATATCTGATAATCAAAATTTTCTTGAAATTCTGGTAGATGGATTACTTACTCAGATTGAAGGGGCGACAAATCAGCATCCTGAAAGATTTTTGCCTTTGCTGGGAACTCTTTTTATTTTTATTTTAGTTTCAAATCTTCTTTCCGCTGTGCCCGGTTTTTCACCTCCCACAGGTTCGCTTTCTACAACGACGGCTTTCAGCCTGATCGTATTTTTCGCCGTCCCTTATTACGGCATAAAAGAAAACGGACTTGTGAATTATCTTAAAAGTTATGTGCAGCCGTCTCCGCTCATGCTTCCCTTTAATGTCATAGGTGAAGTCAGCCGGACTTTTGCTCTTGCTGTGCGTTTGTTTGGAAATATTTTAAGCGGAACAATGATGGGCGCAATTCTGCTCGTGATAATGCCTCTTCTGGTTCCTGTTATTATGCAGCTTCTCGGGCTTTTGATAGGAGTCGTTCAAGCTTATATCTTTACGGTTTTAGCGGCGGTATTTATTGCTGCCGGATTGGAAGTTCATTCTGAAAGCGGTCAAAAAGTGTAAAGGAGGAAAAACATGGAAACTCTCGGCTGGATTGGATTTGCATCAATTATTGGTGCCGGAATATGCATGGGGATAGGCGCTATCGGCCCTGCCATAGGTGAAGGAATGGCGCTTTCAAGAGCGTTAAGCGCAATTGCGCAGCAGCCAGACGAAACCAACACTATTGTAAAGTTTCTTTTCGTAGGGATGGCAATGGTTGAATCAACGGCTATTTATTGTTTTGTGCTTGCTATGATTTTGCTTTTTGCAAATCCTTTTTGGAACTTTTTTATTGAGAAGGCAGCAGGTTAATTATGCTTCTTGATTGGTTCACTGTTTTTGCGCAGATAATTAATTTTTTCGTTTTAATTTTTTTGCTAAAGTTGTTTCTTTACGGCCCCCTTGTAAAAGCTATGAAGAAGCGAAAAGAGCGCGTGGCTGACGAAATGGAGCAGGTACGCAAAGCAAAAAGTGAAGCGGATGAATTAAATAAATCTTTGCAGGCAAAACATTTAGAGCTTGAAAATAAAGCTTCTGAAGTCATGACGGAAATTCATTCGGAAGCCGAAAAATGGCGTCAGCAGGCAATGATTTCAGCGCAAAAGGAAATTGATATTCAGCGTGAGGAATGGCTGTCTGCCTTAAGCCGCGAAAAGGATGTAATCGCTTTAAATTTGAAAAAACGGATCATGGACGAAGTTACTTCTGTCGCATCCCGCATAATTTTAGATTTATCTGATTCAAATCTTGAAGAGCGGGTTGTGGCCGGATTGCTTCGTATTATTGAAATGGAATCGGTTAAAGTTGATTGCAGGGAAAATGAGATCATAATCCGTACAGGATTTGCTCATGAAGGAGTGCACAGAGAAAAAACTGTCATTATGCTGAATAAGCTTTTTCCTGACTGCGCAGAACATATTTTTAAAGTTGAACCTGAACTCGGGTTTGGAATTGAACTGGTTGCAGGCGACAGGAAATGGGAATGGAATCTTACATCATACGTAGGTGACTTGGAGAAGAATATTCTTGAAGAAATTGCAAAGAGTCCGTCCGGAGTAGAGTAATGGGTTTTCTAAGCGATAATCTAGATCAGGCACTAGGAGCCGTGGAAAGGGGACTGGATAAAATGGATTACGATCCAGAGTCCCGCGAGGTGGGCAGAGTAATATCTGTTGCACGCGGTGTTGCGCAGGTTGAAGGGCTTAAGTCGGTCCGTTCAGAAGAATTACTTACGCTCGGGGATGGCATTCAAGGGATGGCTCTTGACCTTTTACCGGATTCTATAGGTGTTGCTCTGTTCGGGAGAAGCTCAGGGCTCAGTGCAGGAGATGAAGCAATTCCGTCTGGAACAGTTTTAAGCGTACCTGTCGGCGAGGCCCTTATCGGGAGAATTGTTGATCCGCTTGGAAATCCTCTTGATGACGGACCTGCTCCGGATACAACAGAAACCCGTCCAGTTGAATGTGAAGCCCCGCCGATTCTTATGCGTGCTCCGGTTGATACGCCTATGGCTACAGGGCTTAAGGTGGTGGACACTTTAATTCCCATTGGTCGTGGACAGCGTGAACTTATACTCGGAGACAGGCAGACGGGTAAAACCGCGATAGCTCTTGATGTTATACTTAATCAGAAAAAAGGGGATGTCGTTTGTGTTTATTGCGCTATAGGTCAGCGCAGCACGTCTGTTGCCAGAGTAATATCTTCTCTGCGTACACATGGAGCAATGGCTTATACTTTTGCAGTCGTTGTTGACGGGGATGCTCCGTCCGGCTTGCAATATATTGCTCCTTACGCCGCAACGAGCATGGCTGAATATTTTATGGAACAGGGGCGCGATGTTCTGATTATTTATGATGATCTGACTCGTCATGCACAGGCTTACAGGCAGTTAAGTCTGCTTATGCGTAGACCTCCGGGGCGTGAAGCTTTTCCCGGTGATATTTTTTATATCCATTCAAGATTGCTTGAAAGATCAACTCGGCTTAGTCCGAAACATGGCGGCGGGACTATTACCGCATTGCCTATTGTTGAAACCGAAGCTCAGAATATTTCTGCGTATATTCCGACAAATTTAATTTCTATAACAGACGGTCAGATTTATTTGTCACCAGTGCTTTTTCAAAAGGGATTACTGCCTGCGATTGATGTCGGAAAATCCGTATCAAGGGTTGGAGGGCGAGCGCAGCCTTTAGCCTATCGTAAAGTTTCCGGTGATTTGCGGCTTACTTATTCGCAGTTTCAAGAGCTTGAGGCTTTTGCCCGTTTCGGAACGCGGCTTGATAAGGATACCCGCAAAAGGCTTGATCATGGGGTTCGGGTCAGAGAACTGCTTAAGCAGGATAGATTTTCTCCGCTGAGCGCATCAGAACAGCTTGTGATTCTCTGGGCTGTATCACTTGGTTTGCTTGATGAAATTCCGCTTGAAAAGATCGGTGAAATTCAAGATTTCATTTTACAAAAAGCTCATGAAGGTTTTGCTGATTTTGAAAGAATTCCTAAAGCGGAATCAAAAGACGGAATATGGGATGAATTAAAAAGCAGTATAGAAAAGTATATTGAACTGTGGAGGGAAATCAATGCAGGCTCTTGAGGCTGTAAAAAAGAAAATTTCTACCACTAATGATTTACTTTCCGTTGTTAAAACAATGAAAGCATTGGCTGCGGTTAACATCCGGCATTTTGAGAATGCGGCGCAGGGTGTCGGGGAATATGCGGAAGTTGTTGAAGACGGCTGGAATGTTTTTTTCAAAAATGCCGGAGTAATTCCGAACACAGGAAAAGGCAAGGTTGCCGTGTTGCTTGCCATTGGTTCCGATCAGGGAATGTGCGGTCAGTTTAATGAGGTTTCAAAGCAGAAAACTTTGCGGGTGATTGATGAGCTTAAGTCCGAAGGTTTCACTGTTTCGTGCTGGACTTGCGGAGAAAGAGTGCACGGAGCTCTTGAGGGTAGTGGGGTTATTACAGATATTAATTTCAGAGTTCCGGGAAGCTTACGCGGAGTTAACGGCGTGGTTAATGAAATTGAACATAACCTCGAGAAATGGAAAAGAAAAAAGGATATGCACAGATTCAGCATTGTGCATAATCGATTTGCACCTGATGGTTCAAAGGTTGCCGTAAAGCATATCCTTCCGCTTAGTATAAGATCAAAAGGCGCGCCGTGGGAAAGTCGGTCTTTGCCCATGACAAATATTCCTATTACCGATTTATTTTCGACGCTTTTTTTGGAATACATTTATATTTCAGTTTACGGGGCTATCGTGCAATCTCTTGCCGCGGAAAACAGCTCAAGGCTGGCGGCAATGCAGGTAGCTGAGAAAAATATTATAGAGCATGTGGAATTGCTTGAAGCGGACTACCGCAATACTAGGCAGGGAACTATTACGGGTGAACTGCTTGATATTGTCGCGGGGGTTGAGGCTGTTTCTGGTGGAAAGTTTTAAGGCCCGCTAAAGCGGGCCTTTTTTATGCGAGGTATTTGAAGGTGTGAGGCTTAAGGCAGTTATTAACTTT encodes the following:
- a CDS encoding F0F1 ATP synthase subunit A, whose amino-acid sequence is MEISPDLTVYFSYEFIKLNDTLIFTWIVMFILVAFSWLVTRRVTSASIISDNQNFLEILVDGLLTQIEGATNQHPERFLPLLGTLFIFILVSNLLSAVPGFSPPTGSLSTTTAFSLIVFFAVPYYGIKENGLVNYLKSYVQPSPLMLPFNVIGEVSRTFALAVRLFGNILSGTMMGAILLVIMPLLVPVIMQLLGLLIGVVQAYIFTVLAAVFIAAGLEVHSESGQKV
- a CDS encoding F0F1 ATP synthase subunit C → METLGWIGFASIIGAGICMGIGAIGPAIGEGMALSRALSAIAQQPDETNTIVKFLFVGMAMVESTAIYCFVLAMILLFANPFWNFFIEKAAG
- a CDS encoding ATPase, encoding MLLDWFTVFAQIINFFVLIFLLKLFLYGPLVKAMKKRKERVADEMEQVRKAKSEADELNKSLQAKHLELENKASEVMTEIHSEAEKWRQQAMISAQKEIDIQREEWLSALSREKDVIALNLKKRIMDEVTSVASRIILDLSDSNLEERVVAGLLRIIEMESVKVDCRENEIIIRTGFAHEGVHREKTVIMLNKLFPDCAEHIFKVEPELGFGIELVAGDRKWEWNLTSYVGDLEKNILEEIAKSPSGVE
- a CDS encoding F0F1 ATP synthase subunit alpha, with product MGFLSDNLDQALGAVERGLDKMDYDPESREVGRVISVARGVAQVEGLKSVRSEELLTLGDGIQGMALDLLPDSIGVALFGRSSGLSAGDEAIPSGTVLSVPVGEALIGRIVDPLGNPLDDGPAPDTTETRPVECEAPPILMRAPVDTPMATGLKVVDTLIPIGRGQRELILGDRQTGKTAIALDVILNQKKGDVVCVYCAIGQRSTSVARVISSLRTHGAMAYTFAVVVDGDAPSGLQYIAPYAATSMAEYFMEQGRDVLIIYDDLTRHAQAYRQLSLLMRRPPGREAFPGDIFYIHSRLLERSTRLSPKHGGGTITALPIVETEAQNISAYIPTNLISITDGQIYLSPVLFQKGLLPAIDVGKSVSRVGGRAQPLAYRKVSGDLRLTYSQFQELEAFARFGTRLDKDTRKRLDHGVRVRELLKQDRFSPLSASEQLVILWAVSLGLLDEIPLEKIGEIQDFILQKAHEGFADFERIPKAESKDGIWDELKSSIEKYIELWREINAGS
- a CDS encoding F0F1 ATP synthase subunit gamma, yielding MQALEAVKKKISTTNDLLSVVKTMKALAAVNIRHFENAAQGVGEYAEVVEDGWNVFFKNAGVIPNTGKGKVAVLLAIGSDQGMCGQFNEVSKQKTLRVIDELKSEGFTVSCWTCGERVHGALEGSGVITDINFRVPGSLRGVNGVVNEIEHNLEKWKRKKDMHRFSIVHNRFAPDGSKVAVKHILPLSIRSKGAPWESRSLPMTNIPITDLFSTLFLEYIYISVYGAIVQSLAAENSSRLAAMQVAEKNIIEHVELLEADYRNTRQGTITGELLDIVAGVEAVSGGKF